One window from the genome of Paraneptunicella aestuarii encodes:
- the lepA gene encoding translation elongation factor 4: MQHKNIRNFSIIAHIDHGKSTLSDRLIQHCGGLSEREMAEQVLDSMDLERERGITIKAQSVTLNYTAKNGETYQLNFIDTPGHVDFTYEVSRSLAACEGALLVVDAGQGVEAQTLANCYTAIEMDMEVVPILNKIDLPQADPERVAQEIEDIVGIDAMDAVRCSAKTGVGIEDVLEVIVNQIPPPEGELDAPLKALIVDSWFDNYQGVVSLVRVKEGVLRTGDKIKIMSNGVVHQVDRVGIFTPKATDTGMLKAGEVGFVVAGIKEIHGAPVGDTITLSKNAATQPLPGFKKIKPQVYAGIFPISSDDYEDFRDALAKLSLNDASLFYEPESSAALGFGFRIGFLGMLHMEIIQERLEREYDLDLITTAPTVVYEVVKSDGEVVMVDNPSKLPPINDIAEIHEPIVEANILVPQDFLGNVITLCIEKRGVQTNMVYHGNQVAITYELPMAEVVLDFFDRLKSTSRGFASLDYNFKKFQTADMVRLDILVNGERVDALAVITHKENAQYRGRDLVDKLRELIPRQMFDIAIQAAIGNHVVARSTVKQLRKNVTAKCYGGDVSRKKKLLQKQKEGKKRMKQVGNVELPQEAFLAVLKVSK; encoded by the coding sequence ATGCAACATAAAAATATACGTAATTTTTCTATTATTGCCCATATTGACCATGGAAAATCCACACTTTCAGACCGTCTGATCCAACATTGCGGAGGTCTGAGTGAACGTGAAATGGCAGAGCAAGTGCTGGATTCAATGGATTTGGAAAGGGAGCGCGGAATTACTATCAAAGCGCAAAGTGTGACCCTGAATTACACTGCTAAAAACGGTGAAACTTATCAGTTGAACTTCATTGATACTCCGGGACACGTTGACTTCACCTATGAAGTCTCCCGTTCATTAGCGGCGTGTGAAGGTGCATTATTGGTTGTTGATGCCGGACAAGGGGTTGAAGCACAGACCTTGGCTAACTGCTATACCGCTATCGAAATGGATATGGAAGTAGTGCCGATTCTAAACAAAATTGATTTGCCACAAGCCGATCCTGAGCGTGTTGCTCAGGAAATCGAAGATATTGTCGGTATTGATGCCATGGACGCTGTACGCTGTTCTGCCAAAACTGGCGTGGGTATCGAAGACGTATTAGAAGTCATTGTGAATCAAATTCCGCCACCAGAAGGTGAGTTGGATGCGCCACTCAAAGCGCTGATCGTCGATTCATGGTTCGACAACTATCAAGGTGTTGTGTCTTTGGTTCGTGTTAAGGAAGGCGTGCTAAGAACCGGCGACAAAATAAAAATCATGTCGAATGGCGTGGTACATCAGGTTGATCGTGTGGGTATTTTCACACCTAAAGCAACCGATACGGGCATGCTTAAAGCGGGCGAAGTTGGCTTTGTGGTGGCAGGTATCAAGGAAATACATGGTGCGCCAGTGGGTGATACCATTACCTTGTCCAAGAATGCTGCAACACAGCCTTTACCGGGATTTAAAAAGATTAAACCCCAGGTTTATGCCGGTATTTTCCCTATTAGCTCCGATGACTATGAAGACTTCCGCGACGCTCTGGCGAAACTAAGTTTGAACGACGCTTCACTCTTCTATGAGCCGGAAAGCTCAGCCGCTTTGGGATTCGGCTTCCGTATTGGTTTCCTTGGCATGTTGCACATGGAAATCATTCAGGAGCGTTTGGAACGTGAGTATGATCTGGATTTAATCACTACTGCACCAACGGTTGTTTATGAAGTGGTTAAAAGCGATGGCGAAGTTGTCATGGTTGATAACCCGTCGAAGCTGCCACCAATCAATGATATTGCTGAAATTCATGAACCTATCGTTGAAGCCAATATATTGGTTCCACAAGACTTTCTAGGTAACGTGATTACCTTGTGTATCGAAAAACGTGGTGTTCAAACGAACATGGTTTATCACGGTAATCAGGTTGCGATCACTTATGAATTGCCAATGGCTGAAGTGGTTTTGGATTTCTTTGATCGCCTTAAATCGACGAGCCGTGGTTTTGCGTCTCTGGATTATAACTTCAAGAAATTCCAGACCGCCGACATGGTGCGTTTGGATATTCTGGTGAATGGTGAGCGCGTTGACGCGCTGGCTGTCATTACACACAAAGAAAATGCGCAATATCGTGGACGTGATTTGGTTGATAAGTTAAGAGAGCTCATTCCGAGACAAATGTTCGATATTGCAATTCAGGCGGCAATTGGCAACCATGTTGTTGCTCGAAGCACAGTAAAACAATTGCGCAAGAACGTAACAGCCAAGTGTTATGGTGGTGACGTTAGCCGTAAGAAGAAATTGCTACAAAAACAAAAAGAGGGCAAAAAACGCATGAAGCAGGTGGGTAATGTTGAATTACCTCAGGAAGCTTTCCTCGCGGTGCTCAAGGTGAGTAAATAA
- the lepB gene encoding signal peptidase I, translating into MANYFSLFLVILTVVSGLIWLADHFLWAPKRKAKIEIARTNTNGVIDDATLHEIAPIPYVVDTAQQIFPVIAFVLVLRSFLYEPFQIPSGSMMPTLLVGDFILVEKFTYGLKDPVVRNKFIEVGKPERGDIVVFKFPENPSIDFIKRVIGLPGDTIMYKGQQVFLKPACPSGENCEPMRPVDLKFVDSGAFEQLGTPLERFVEDLGEVQHEILRNPRAIAPVDLYYTQGNVPVSTWVVPENQYLVLGDNRDNSRDSRYWGFVPDELLVGKAVAIWISFEFERPESSILPTWVPTGVRFSRIGGIQ; encoded by the coding sequence ATGGCAAACTACTTTTCGTTGTTTCTGGTCATCCTGACAGTTGTATCTGGTTTGATCTGGTTGGCAGATCACTTTCTTTGGGCTCCCAAGCGTAAGGCAAAAATCGAAATCGCCAGGACAAATACTAACGGCGTGATTGATGATGCAACACTCCATGAAATTGCGCCAATTCCTTATGTGGTAGACACGGCGCAGCAGATATTCCCGGTTATTGCCTTTGTTCTGGTTCTACGCTCCTTCTTATATGAACCATTTCAAATACCTTCCGGTTCCATGATGCCGACCTTGTTAGTCGGCGATTTTATTTTAGTGGAAAAGTTCACTTATGGTTTGAAGGATCCGGTTGTTCGCAATAAGTTTATTGAAGTGGGCAAGCCTGAACGCGGTGATATCGTCGTATTTAAATTTCCTGAAAACCCCAGCATTGATTTTATTAAGCGTGTTATTGGTTTGCCGGGTGACACCATCATGTATAAAGGTCAACAAGTGTTTTTAAAACCAGCGTGTCCAAGTGGTGAAAATTGCGAGCCAATGCGCCCGGTCGATTTAAAGTTCGTCGATAGTGGTGCGTTTGAGCAGTTAGGCACGCCACTTGAGCGATTTGTTGAAGACCTGGGTGAGGTACAACACGAGATCCTTCGTAACCCAAGAGCCATCGCACCGGTTGATTTGTATTATACTCAAGGTAACGTACCCGTTTCGACATGGGTGGTACCTGAAAACCAATATCTGGTATTGGGTGACAACAGAGATAATAGTCGTGACAGCCGCTATTGGGGCTTTGTTCCTGATGAGTTGTTGGTAGGAAAAGCCGTTGCAATCTGGATTAGTTTTGAGTTTGAACGACCTGAAAGCAGCATTCTACCAACCTGGGTGCCGACAGGTGTCAGATTTAGTCGTATAGGTGGAATTCAGTAA
- the rnc gene encoding ribonuclease III, whose translation MDKMRPYIQLCDRIGYHFKDMDNMMLALTHRSASSKHNERLEFLGDAVLGMIVARILYDNFPNVPEGKLTRMRSSLVKGETLAKLAKQFDFGDVLQLGAGELKSGGFSNSSILADAFEALLGAIYLESGLDTCFELVKSWFGDRIGKLDPDFHPKDSKTQLQEYLQGKHLPLPDYEVVDIKGKSHDQTFYVTCKVNTLSEPVSAMGKSRRKAEQEAARLTLEKLKNAE comes from the coding sequence ATGGACAAGATGCGTCCCTATATCCAGTTGTGTGATCGTATCGGTTACCATTTCAAAGATATGGATAACATGATGCTTGCGTTGACTCATCGCAGCGCAAGCAGCAAGCACAACGAACGCTTGGAGTTTTTGGGGGACGCTGTTTTGGGCATGATCGTTGCCCGTATCCTGTATGATAATTTCCCCAATGTACCTGAAGGCAAACTCACCAGAATGCGTTCCAGTTTAGTAAAGGGGGAAACCTTGGCTAAATTGGCGAAACAATTTGATTTTGGTGATGTGTTGCAGTTAGGTGCGGGTGAGCTGAAAAGTGGCGGTTTTAGTAACTCGTCGATTCTGGCTGATGCGTTTGAAGCTCTTTTAGGTGCGATTTATCTGGAATCAGGCTTAGATACTTGCTTTGAGCTGGTAAAGAGCTGGTTCGGTGATCGTATCGGCAAGCTGGATCCCGATTTTCATCCTAAAGACAGCAAAACCCAGTTGCAGGAATATTTGCAAGGTAAGCATTTACCTTTGCCTGATTATGAGGTGGTCGATATTAAAGGCAAATCTCATGATCAAACTTTTTATGTTACCTGCAAGGTAAATACCTTGTCTGAGCCCGTATCCGCGATGGGGAAAAGTAGACGTAAAGCCGAGCAGGAAGCTGCTCGTTTAACTCTGGAAAAATTAAAGAATGCCGAATAA
- the era gene encoding GTPase Era produces the protein MPLDTTYCGMVAIVGRPNVGKSTLLNQILGQKISITSRKPQTTRHRIIGIDTEENRQAIYVDTPGLHKEEKRAINRLMNRSASSSLGDVGLVLFLVEGTRWEEDDQLVLSKVTQSGLPCWLIVNKTDKVKEKDDLLPHLQWLSSQGNFDKIIPLSAKQRSQVEGLRQQVFASLPESEHYFPEDYVTDRSQRFMAAEIIREKLMRFTGDELPYSVTVEIEQFKLAENGVYRINGLILVERETQKRMVIGKGGQRLKTIGKEARKDMEDLFDNKVFLELWVKVKAGWADDERALRSLGYIDDHNLDL, from the coding sequence ATGCCACTTGATACCACTTATTGTGGCATGGTGGCAATTGTGGGACGCCCTAATGTGGGTAAATCCACCTTGCTCAACCAAATCCTTGGGCAAAAAATCAGTATTACTTCTCGTAAGCCTCAAACAACACGTCATCGCATCATTGGTATTGATACTGAAGAGAATCGTCAGGCCATTTATGTTGACACTCCGGGTTTGCACAAAGAAGAGAAACGTGCCATTAACCGTTTAATGAACCGCTCTGCTTCCAGCTCATTGGGCGATGTCGGGTTGGTTTTGTTTCTGGTTGAAGGAACTCGCTGGGAAGAGGATGATCAGCTGGTTTTGAGCAAAGTCACACAATCGGGCTTGCCTTGCTGGTTGATTGTTAACAAGACCGACAAGGTGAAAGAAAAAGATGACCTGTTGCCACATTTGCAGTGGTTATCCAGTCAGGGCAACTTTGACAAAATCATTCCATTATCGGCAAAACAACGCTCTCAGGTTGAAGGTTTGCGTCAGCAGGTATTTGCGAGCTTGCCTGAATCTGAACATTACTTCCCGGAAGATTACGTTACCGACCGTTCACAACGCTTTATGGCGGCAGAAATCATCCGTGAGAAACTGATGCGTTTTACTGGCGATGAATTGCCTTATTCCGTGACCGTGGAAATAGAGCAGTTCAAACTGGCTGAAAATGGCGTATATCGCATTAATGGCCTAATTCTGGTTGAACGCGAGACGCAGAAGCGTATGGTTATTGGAAAAGGCGGTCAACGCTTAAAGACCATTGGTAAAGAAGCGCGCAAAGACATGGAAGATTTGTTCGATAACAAGGTGTTTTTGGAGCTTTGGGTTAAGGTTAAAGCTGGCTGGGCAGACGACGAAAGAGCGCTGAGAAGCCTGGGTTATATAGACGATCATAATTTAGACCTATAA
- the pdxH gene encoding pyridoxamine 5'-phosphate oxidase, with product MTTQSIADIRREYVSGKLDREDLNDDPMEQFQLWLKDAVDAKLPDPTAMTVATVDAEGQPSQRIVLLKDVSQGGFVFYTNLQSRKALELKGNNRISLHFPWHFLERQVKVCGEAEPLSTMEITKYFLSRPKESQLAAWASEQSRPISTRQMLMTKFEEVKQKFKSGEVPIPSFWGGYRVMPHEIEFWQGGEHRLHDRFVYSKQADSSWEIERLMP from the coding sequence ATGACTACGCAATCTATTGCTGATATTCGTCGTGAATATGTGAGTGGTAAGTTGGATCGGGAAGATTTGAATGATGATCCCATGGAGCAGTTTCAGCTGTGGCTGAAAGATGCTGTGGATGCCAAGTTGCCAGATCCTACCGCAATGACTGTTGCGACAGTCGATGCCGAAGGCCAGCCGTCGCAACGTATTGTGTTGTTAAAAGATGTCTCGCAGGGTGGTTTCGTTTTTTATACCAATTTGCAGAGCCGTAAGGCGTTGGAATTAAAAGGGAATAATCGTATTTCTCTGCATTTTCCGTGGCATTTCCTTGAACGTCAGGTAAAGGTCTGCGGAGAAGCAGAGCCTTTGAGTACCATGGAAATTACCAAGTATTTCTTGTCTCGTCCCAAAGAAAGCCAGCTAGCTGCGTGGGCGTCAGAGCAAAGTCGTCCTATTTCGACGCGACAAATGTTGATGACCAAGTTTGAAGAAGTAAAACAGAAATTTAAGTCAGGTGAAGTACCTATTCCCAGCTTTTGGGGCGGCTATCGAGTTATGCCCCACGAGATTGAGTTTTGGCAAGGTGGTGAGCACAGGCTGCATGACCGTTTCGTTTATAGTAAGCAGGCAGATAGCTCTTGGGAAATAGAGCGTTTAATGCCCTAA
- a CDS encoding TatD family hydrolase — protein MIDSHCHLDFDCFDSDREPLLKRCKEQDVERIFIPGTQVAHFYKLLEIQQQYSNQSIYPQIDIALGLHPYFLSEHYEHDLKVLEKTIVMHRDKLVAVGEIGLDFSLRGSLSEKVSKDIQERVFQAQLNIAKRFQLPVILHHRKSHNELIRILKQSGFDLGGIIHAFSGSLQIAEQYIELGFKLGVGGTITYPRARKTRETIKHISLEYLVLETDAPDMPIYGRQGERNSPEYLPEIVMSLAELKGESAETVIASCSNSYREAMSL, from the coding sequence ATGATCGATAGCCATTGTCACCTTGACTTTGATTGCTTTGATAGCGACAGGGAACCGCTCTTAAAACGCTGTAAAGAGCAAGATGTCGAACGGATCTTCATTCCCGGTACGCAAGTTGCCCATTTCTATAAGCTTCTGGAAATACAACAACAGTATTCTAATCAGAGTATTTACCCTCAAATTGATATTGCCTTGGGATTACACCCATATTTCTTGTCGGAACATTATGAACATGATCTGAAAGTGCTTGAAAAGACGATAGTCATGCACCGAGATAAGCTAGTGGCTGTGGGTGAGATCGGGCTGGATTTCTCTTTACGTGGGTCTTTAAGTGAGAAAGTCTCTAAAGATATTCAGGAAAGGGTGTTTCAGGCGCAATTAAATATTGCTAAGCGATTCCAACTGCCAGTTATCCTGCATCATCGTAAGAGTCATAATGAACTGATTCGGATACTGAAACAGTCCGGATTTGACCTTGGCGGTATCATTCATGCTTTCTCGGGTAGCTTACAGATAGCAGAGCAATATATTGAGCTTGGGTTTAAGTTAGGTGTCGGGGGGACGATCACGTATCCCAGAGCCAGAAAGACGCGTGAAACTATAAAGCATATCTCTTTGGAATATTTGGTGTTGGAAACCGATGCACCAGATATGCCCATTTATGGGCGTCAGGGAGAGCGTAACTCGCCAGAGTATTTACCTGAGATAGTAATGAGTTTGGCTGAATTGAAGGGAGAGAGTGCTGAAACGGTCATTGCTAGTTGCTCTAATTCATATAGAGAGGCGATGAGTCTCTAG
- a CDS encoding AhpA/YtjB family protein yields the protein MKITSTPHILLDLPSRYSIYKRIALLILAILLSLVCIYVWYTTYSQLNNYSNKQANELGRGLVNQYQVILSDYLLKKNHSKMQLIIDAIVNDQHVLAATIFDAEGREVISNPADKHFLRLYANHVELVPLTFVSEITSEGQKLGYLRLILDGSLANGSIEQLNNAYLQRALVMMLLALLVGIILTRSFYLWRMKSIKMKKPRML from the coding sequence ATGAAGATTACTTCAACCCCTCACATTTTACTGGATCTCCCCAGTCGCTATTCGATCTATAAGCGAATAGCTCTGCTGATTTTGGCAATCCTGCTATCACTGGTTTGTATTTATGTGTGGTACACCACTTACTCTCAGCTCAATAATTACAGTAACAAACAAGCGAATGAGCTTGGCCGGGGGTTGGTTAACCAATACCAAGTCATTTTGAGTGATTATTTACTGAAGAAGAACCATAGCAAAATGCAGTTGATTATTGATGCTATCGTCAATGACCAGCATGTATTAGCGGCCACTATTTTCGATGCTGAAGGCCGTGAAGTTATTAGTAATCCAGCAGATAAACACTTTCTTCGTTTGTATGCGAACCATGTAGAACTGGTGCCCCTCACCTTTGTCAGTGAAATCACGAGCGAAGGACAAAAGCTTGGTTATTTACGTTTGATTCTGGATGGCAGCTTGGCAAATGGCAGCATTGAACAGCTCAACAATGCTTATCTGCAACGCGCTTTAGTCATGATGTTGTTAGCTCTATTGGTTGGCATCATCCTTACTCGTAGCTTCTATTTATGGCGCATGAAATCCATAAAGATGAAAAAGCCCAGAATGCTCTAG
- the serB gene encoding phosphoserine phosphatase SerB has product MTDAGGFTIVENGLVSQQALSENSDSYEALSNFKASEGWQLIVIADALNLEKLDNVAQALSAQVITGLWHVSESRASLPEHARLVAKCEVEVTESNGLSALIEQASLAHQVELVLCQNAPKLNEPGLLVMDMDSTVIKIECIDEIAILAGVGKEVSEVTELAMQGKLDFAQSLTQRVACLENADESILQTVRNALPLMPGIEVLVGRLQECGWKVAIASGGFTYFADYLKERLGLEAAVSNTLDIQDGKLTGKVRGDIVDAKVKAQTVESLAQQYGIPMHQTVAMGDGANDLVMMATAGLGVAYKAKPVVREQAQTSIRFSGLDTLLDYLR; this is encoded by the coding sequence ATGACTGATGCGGGTGGTTTCACCATTGTTGAAAATGGCTTGGTTTCGCAGCAAGCGTTGTCTGAAAACAGTGACAGTTATGAAGCACTTTCTAATTTTAAAGCAAGCGAAGGTTGGCAATTAATTGTGATTGCCGACGCATTGAATTTAGAGAAGCTGGATAATGTTGCTCAGGCTTTGTCTGCACAAGTGATTACTGGTCTGTGGCATGTGAGCGAGAGTCGAGCCAGCCTGCCTGAGCATGCTCGACTGGTTGCAAAATGTGAGGTTGAGGTTACTGAATCCAATGGATTAAGTGCGCTAATTGAACAGGCTTCTCTGGCACATCAGGTTGAATTGGTTCTTTGCCAGAATGCACCCAAGCTGAATGAACCGGGTTTGCTGGTCATGGATATGGATAGCACGGTCATCAAGATCGAATGCATAGACGAGATAGCCATACTGGCCGGTGTGGGCAAAGAAGTCTCAGAAGTGACTGAACTGGCAATGCAAGGGAAGCTGGATTTCGCACAAAGCTTAACTCAGCGAGTGGCTTGCCTGGAAAATGCTGACGAAAGTATTTTGCAGACAGTACGTAATGCTTTGCCGTTAATGCCGGGTATTGAAGTGCTTGTAGGTCGATTGCAGGAGTGTGGCTGGAAGGTTGCTATCGCTTCTGGTGGATTTACCTATTTTGCAGATTACTTAAAAGAGCGTTTGGGATTAGAGGCTGCGGTCTCCAATACGCTGGATATTCAAGACGGCAAACTTACCGGCAAAGTGAGAGGTGATATCGTTGACGCCAAGGTTAAAGCTCAAACTGTAGAGTCTCTGGCACAACAATATGGCATTCCTATGCATCAAACGGTTGCGATGGGAGATGGTGCTAACGATTTGGTGATGATGGCAACAGCAGGGCTAGGAGTTGCCTATAAAGCTAAACCTGTTGTGAGAGAACAAGCTCAAACCTCTATTCGATTTTCAGGATTAGACACTCTGTTAGACTATCTTCGTTAA
- a CDS encoding Yip1 family protein, with product MILNHLWGIYAHPKEEWQVIEQRHESVSFSLSHILIVALIPAIMGYYSAVHLGWSIGVGDRVMLSSADGIMMATAIYMGLVGGVFGLAYMIHWMSKTFDSEPTYTQALEIASYTATPLFMVGFAAFYPELWFIITVGLVGLSYSVYLLYTGVPIVMNIPEDKGFIYASSVVTVGLIFLVVLMTGSIVLWGWAFSPV from the coding sequence ATGATTCTCAACCACCTGTGGGGCATTTACGCTCATCCAAAAGAAGAGTGGCAAGTCATTGAACAGCGCCACGAAAGTGTTAGTTTTAGTCTTTCTCATATTCTGATCGTCGCATTAATTCCTGCCATTATGGGTTATTACTCAGCAGTGCATTTAGGCTGGAGCATTGGTGTGGGTGATCGCGTTATGCTTTCCTCTGCAGATGGCATCATGATGGCTACAGCCATATACATGGGTCTGGTAGGCGGTGTATTCGGCCTTGCCTATATGATCCACTGGATGTCAAAAACCTTCGACTCTGAACCTACTTATACTCAGGCTTTAGAAATTGCATCCTACACCGCCACACCGTTATTTATGGTAGGGTTTGCAGCATTTTATCCTGAGCTATGGTTCATTATTACCGTCGGTTTGGTAGGGCTCAGCTACTCCGTTTACCTGCTATATACTGGCGTACCCATTGTAATGAATATTCCTGAAGACAAGGGATTCATCTACGCAAGTTCAGTGGTTACCGTTGGGCTTATCTTCCTGGTAGTGCTAATGACGGGTTCTATTGTTTTGTGGGGCTGGGCATTTAGTCCGGTTTGA
- the miaE gene encoding tRNA isopentenyl-2-thiomethyl-A-37 hydroxylase MiaE, with product MYRELLEPINQFLHCVTPEAWIQEAIKPERLPVILIDHLVCELKAAQSAMYLIRKYAVNKDSGDALLAWLKPFEDFTYRKEGDWRTLVKHNNLTKAMLPKSGTPYGQDLIDKMVLLIKEELHHFYQVLEIMDEYNIEYENITSSRYAKGLLRHVKTYEPDTLVDKLICGAYIEARSCERFAALAPHVDKRLGDFYVSLLRSEARHYQDYLTLATEIAGEDISERIRFFGEVEAELIRTPDDDFKFHSGVPV from the coding sequence ATGTATAGAGAGCTACTCGAACCCATTAATCAATTTTTGCATTGTGTAACGCCAGAAGCATGGATTCAGGAAGCCATAAAACCTGAAAGGCTGCCTGTTATATTGATTGATCACTTGGTGTGTGAGTTAAAAGCAGCTCAGTCTGCAATGTACCTGATCCGTAAATATGCAGTGAACAAAGACAGTGGCGATGCTCTATTAGCCTGGCTAAAACCTTTTGAAGATTTTACCTACCGCAAAGAAGGGGATTGGCGAACGCTGGTGAAACACAACAATTTGACTAAAGCTATGCTGCCTAAATCGGGTACGCCTTATGGTCAGGATCTCATTGATAAGATGGTGTTGTTAATCAAAGAAGAATTGCATCACTTTTATCAGGTCTTGGAAATCATGGATGAATACAATATCGAATACGAAAATATTACCTCAAGCCGCTACGCCAAAGGCTTGTTGCGCCATGTTAAAACCTACGAGCCAGACACTTTAGTCGATAAGCTTATTTGTGGAGCTTATATCGAAGCACGTTCCTGTGAACGCTTTGCTGCCTTAGCGCCCCATGTTGATAAGCGACTAGGTGACTTTTACGTTTCATTGCTGAGATCAGAAGCCCGCCATTATCAGGATTATTTGACCTTGGCGACAGAAATTGCTGGAGAAGATATTTCAGAACGCATCCGTTTCTTTGGCGAAGTAGAAGCTGAGTTGATTCGCACCCCTGACGATGATTTTAAGTTTCATAGCGGAGTGCCTGTCTAG
- a CDS encoding nuclear transport factor 2 family protein, whose amino-acid sequence MDEKTLFKHIQQLEVSLHQPDVRSNPIKLEALLHPEFQEIGRSGNRYNRVAIMALLLDDVDESESEKDVTLVSKNFAFALLSPSLVQVTYKSAEKVLNRAQDSREEELINIAYRSSLWQRADAIDQGKAEQWQVRFHQGTPLADY is encoded by the coding sequence ATGGACGAAAAAACGCTTTTTAAACATATTCAACAGCTTGAAGTTTCCTTACATCAACCCGATGTGCGTTCAAATCCGATAAAACTGGAAGCTTTGCTGCATCCCGAGTTTCAGGAAATTGGGCGTTCAGGAAACCGCTACAATCGTGTGGCGATAATGGCATTGCTTCTTGACGATGTTGATGAGTCTGAATCGGAAAAAGACGTCACATTGGTTAGTAAGAACTTTGCATTTGCTCTGTTATCACCATCTTTAGTACAGGTGACCTATAAGTCAGCAGAGAAGGTGCTGAACCGAGCTCAGGACAGCCGTGAGGAAGAGTTAATCAACATAGCTTATCGCTCTTCTTTGTGGCAACGGGCAGACGCTATTGACCAAGGAAAAGCCGAGCAATGGCAAGTGCGTTTCCATCAAGGAACGCCATTGGCTGACTATTGA
- a CDS encoding type II toxin-antitoxin system HicB family antitoxin encodes MRNINSMLFMVGIEKPSSPDEAFGIVVPVFEKLGYACISASDTEQDVLQQAKYCILELLQEVISDGHLISSLETGFTSYSEEYPDYDLWVGLDIDVESLKPKQKRININMYEPLLKRVDDFVQSHQNYKDRSDFLAKAAVNEMAQHQ; translated from the coding sequence ATGAGGAATATAAATAGCATGTTGTTCATGGTTGGAATTGAAAAACCATCAAGCCCGGATGAAGCTTTTGGCATTGTTGTTCCTGTATTTGAAAAACTAGGCTACGCCTGTATCTCTGCTTCTGATACTGAGCAAGATGTGTTGCAACAAGCCAAGTATTGTATTTTAGAGTTACTACAAGAAGTAATTTCTGATGGTCACCTGATATCATCTCTGGAAACTGGATTTACATCTTATTCAGAGGAATATCCTGATTATGACTTGTGGGTTGGTCTGGATATTGATGTTGAATCACTTAAGCCCAAGCAAAAACGCATTAATATCAACATGTATGAGCCATTGTTAAAGCGTGTTGATGACTTTGTGCAAAGCCATCAAAACTACAAAGACCGCTCTGATTTTCTAGCAAAAGCTGCGGTAAATGAAATGGCACAGCATCAATAG
- a CDS encoding type II toxin-antitoxin system HicA family toxin: MDTMTSKELIGLLKSQGCVFVRHGKGDHQIWYSPVTGIKFTVPHPKRNLPRGTIHSIKRASGINVG; this comes from the coding sequence ATGGATACAATGACGTCAAAGGAACTTATCGGATTGCTTAAATCTCAGGGATGTGTATTTGTAAGGCATGGAAAAGGAGACCATCAAATCTGGTATTCACCTGTTACCGGAATAAAATTCACGGTTCCTCATCCCAAAAGAAACCTGCCAAGAGGCACAATTCACAGTATCAAACGCGCTTCTGGTATCAATGTGGGATGA